In Pseudohongiella acticola, the sequence CATCGCGCCCCTTTGATGTATCGCGGGACGGCTTTGTCATCGCCGGCGGTGGCGCCGTTCTGGTTATCGAATCACTGGAGCACGCCCAGGCCCGTGGCGCCAAGATCTATGCAGAAATCACTGGCTACGGAGCCACATCGGACGGCTACGACATGGTAGCGCCATCCGGCGAAGGCGCCATCCGCTGCATGAAGATGGCACTGGCCACTGTCAACAAACCCATCGACTACCTGAACACGCACGGCACCAGCACACCGGTCGGTGATGTCAGTGAATTGAGGGCAATCAGGGAAGTGTTTGGCGACAAATCGCCGATCATCAACTCGACCAAATCACAAACCGGTCACTCGCTGGGCGCGACCAGTGCCCAGGAAGCCATATACAGCCTGCTGATGATGAAGAACAATTTTGTCAGCGCCTCCATCAACGTTACGGAACTTGCACCCGAAGCAGCAGGCCTGAACATAGCAACGCGTCGTCTCGACGATGCCAAGCTCGACTGCATCATGTCCAATAGCTTCGGCTTCGGCGGTACCAATGCGACCTTGGTGTTTGAACGTTATCAGGACTGAAGCGGCCCGCCACTGCCGCGCAGGGTTGTTGCTGCTGGCAACAGCGCTGATCAGTGCGCCGCTGGCAGCTCAGCCGAGCGGACTGTTCGGCGACAGCCGACCGCAGTTTCTGGACGTGGACGCGGCGTTTGCCTTTTACACCAGCCTTGACGCCAGCGACACCGTATCAGTTCACTGGACGATTGCACCGGACTACTACCTGTACCAGGACAAGTTCGGCTTCAGCCTGGTGGGTTCCGACGGCAGCACCCGTGAACTGGCGGTCGCACTGCCCGACGGATCCTCCCATCACGATGAGTTTTTTGGTGATGTTGAAGTTTATTACAACAGCCTGACGACCACCATCCAACTGCCGGACGAGAGCCAGGACCAACACTACCGTCTGCAAATCCAGTATCAGGGTTGTGCCGAAGCCGGGCTTTGTTACCCGCCCCAAACACGGCTACTGGAAATATCGCCCTGACCCGCACCCTCGGCAACAGCCCGAAAACAGAAAAGATCAGAGAAAAGCCACAATTTGAAGGTGAAAATCTGTGAAAAATCTGACAAAATGCCGCCATTAAAGCAAAAATCCGAATCGCGGAAACGACTATGGCGACCATTCTTGTGCTGCACGGCCCCAATCTCAATCTTTTGGGCACCCGTGAACCCGAGGTTTACGGCTCGGAAACACTGGACGATATCAACGCCCGTCTCAGTAACACCTGTCTGGATGCCGGCCACCACCTGATGCATCTGCAGAGCAATGCAGAATACGAGTTGATCGACCGTATTCACGACGCCCGCCGTGAAGGCATCAATTTCATCATAATCAACCCGGCCGCCCTGACCCATACCAGCGTTGCGCTGCGGGATGCGCTGCTGGCTGTCGACATTCCGTTTATTGAGGTGCATTTATCCAATGTGCACAGGCGGGAAAGCTTTCGCCATCATTCGTATTTTTCCGACATCGCCGTTGGCACCATTACCGGACTTGGCTCACAAAGCTATGATCTGGCGCTGCAGGCGGCACTGCAACACGCTGAAAATTAAAGAAATAAACAACCTAAAAAGAAGCAAATCCCAGGTAAAGAGACATTATTATGGATATCAGAAAAGTAAAAAAACTCATTGAACTGCTCGAATCGTCCGATGTCGCGGAAATCGAGATCAAGGAAGGCGAAGAAGCCGTTCGTATCAGCCGCGCCAGCAAGGTGACTCCTCAACCCGTGCAGTATCAGAGCGCACCCGCGCCGGCTGCTCCCGCGCCAGCGCCATCAGCACCCGCTGCGCCAGCACCGGACGCAGGCAAGGACACCCAAAAGGTTCGTGGCAATGTCGTAAAGTCGCCCATGGTTGGGACCTTCTACCGGTCACCCTCGCCGTCATCACCCGCGTTTGTTGAAGTCGGCCAGCATGTAAAAGTGGGCGATGTCATCTGTATCGTAGAAGCCATGAAGATGATGAATCAGATCGAATCCGATCACAGTGGTGTAGTGGAAGCGATACTTGTCCAGGACGGCGAGCCCGTTGAATTCGACCAGGCACTGGTCACCATTGTTTAAGGGTTAACACCAATGCTTGAGAAAGTCCTGATAGCCAATCGAGGCGAGATAGCCCTTCGAATCCTGCGGGCCTGCAAAGAGCTTGGCATTAAAACCGTGGCGGTTCATTCCAGCGCTGATCGCGACCTGATGCATGTGCGTCTGGCCGACGAGTCGGTCTGCATTGGTCCCGCCAGTGCCGCCAAGAGTTACCTCAATGTGCCTGCCATCATCAGCGCCACGGAAGTCACCGACGCCGTCGCCATTCACCCGGGTTACGGCTTCCTGTCTGAAAATGCCGATTTTGCCGAACAGGTTGAACGCAGCGGATTTGTTTTTATTGGCCCACGCGCAGAAACCATTCGCCTGATGGGAGACAAAGTTTCTGCCATCAAGGCCATGATTGAAGCCGGCGTACCGACGGTGCCCGGCTCTGACGGGCCACTGGACAATGACTCCGATCGAACCCTGAGCATTGCCAAGCGCATCGGTTATCCGGTGATCATCAAGGCCGCTGCTGGTGGTGGCGGTCGCGGCATGCGTGTGGTGCACAGCGAAGCAGCACTGCTGAAAGCTATTTATGTGACCCAGTCCGAAGCCAAGGCGGCATTTGGCAGTGATGTTGTGTATCTGGAAAAATTCCTGGAAAACCCGCGTCACGTGGAAATTCAGGTGCTCGGCGATGGCCAGGGTAACGCAGTTTATCTGGGCGATCGTGACTGCTCAATGCAACGACGCCACCAGAAAGTGATTGAAGAAGCACCTGCACCCGGCATCCCCGACCATGTCCGGGCCGCCGTGGCAGAGACCTGCATTAAGGCCTGTAAACTGATGAAGTATCGCGGCGCCGGCACTCTGGAGTTCCTGTACCAGGATGAGCAGTTCTTTTTTATCGAAATGAACACGCGCGTTCAGGTTGAGCACCCGGTCACTGAAATGGTGACTGGCATTGATATCGTCAAGGAACAACTGAAGATTGCCAGTGGCATGCCACTGTCCATCAAACAGGAAGATGTCAAAATCAAGGGCCATGCCTTCGAGTGCCGTATTAACGCCGAAGACCCTTCATCTTTTATGCCCTGTCCCGGCAAGATCAACCTGTTCCACGCCCCGGGTGGCAACGGCATACGGGTCGATTCGCACATTTACAGTGGTTACACTGTGCCGCCGTATTACGACTCACTGATCGCCAAGCTGATCAGCTACGGTGTCGACCGCGACGAAGCCCTGGTGCGCATGCAGAACGCGCTGGACGAGCTTCTGATCGATGGTATTCGCACCAACACGCCGCTGCACAAGGACATACTGCGAGATCATAATTTCCGCAAAGGTGGTGTCAACATTCACTATCTGGAAAACATGCTTAATGGTCACAAAAAGGCCTGACGGCTGAGCCCGATTCCCGGGAAGCGGATATTCCTATGCCATGGTTACAAATCAAGGCGCGCATCACCGACGCTGAAGCGCCCCTGATGGAACAGCTGTTCCAGTCAGCGGGCGCGGTCTCGGTGACGCTGCTCGACGCCGAAGACGAAGCGGTTTTCCAACTGGACCCCGATAGCACCCCTTTGTGGCAACAGACCATGCTGTGCGCGCTGTACGAATCCGACGCTGATGCCGATAGCATAATCGCCCTGATCACTGCCGGTAGCCGTTTGCAGGAAAGCGATCTGCTGACAGAAAACATTGCCGACCAGGACTGGGAACGCGCCTGGATGTCGGACTTCAAACCCATGCGTTTTGGCGACCGGCTCTGGGTCTGTCCCAGCTGGAGCGAACCGCCGGAACCAGAGGCAGTCAATATCATGCTTGATCCGGGCCTGGCATTTGGCTCAGGCACTCACCCCACGACTGCGCTGTGTCTGGCCTGGCTCGATAGCCAAGAGCTGACCAACAAACGTGTTATCGATTACGGCTGCGGTTCCGGCATTCTTGCCATCGCCGCCGCCCTGCTCGGCGCCTCGAGCGTGGTGGCCGTGGATAACGACCCACAGGCAGTGACCGCCAGTGGCAACAACCGTGACATGAATGGCGTCTCGCCCGAGCTGATGACTGTGCATCTGCCGGGTGAATCACATGAACCGGCCGACGTGGTCGTGGCCAATATCCTGTCTGGCCCGCTAGCGGAATTAACGCCAGTGCTCGCCAGTCTGACGCTGCCAGGTGGCAAACTTATTCTGTCCGGCGTCCTCTCTGAGCAGACAGAAACCCTGATGGCATCCTATGCACCTTATTTTGCCATGCAGCCACCTGTCATCAGCGACGAATGGGTGCGAATCGAGGGCACCCGTCTGAACACGGTGGTCTGATTATGTGGACTGTGATTGACACAACAAAAGCCGCTGACAGGGGCAGCAGAACTGCCACAACGCTGGCATCCCAGTTGCCCGAACTGGAAGATGGCGACCAGATTATTGCTGGCACGGTTGCACATCGTCAGAAAACATCTGCCTGGCGCAGCGCCGGCTACGCGGTTCTGAGCCTGCTGTTGGCAGCAAGCCTGATTGCTCAGATCGGCTACCCGCATCTGGACCGACTCAGCCAGCATGAAACCCTGCGGCCATGGCTGTTGTCGTTTTGCCAAACCCTGCAATGCATATTGCCCATCCGCCAGGACAGCAGCCTGATCGCGAGCCGAGGCCTGTCCATTGGCCCGCATCCCGATTACCAGAACCTGTCGCTGATGACCCTCACATTTACCAACACGGCTGACTTTCCACAACCGCTACCCGCGATCGAGCTCAACTATTCTGATGTTGCGGGCCAGACCGTTGCCGCTCGACGCGTTTATCCGCGCCAGTACCTGAGTGAATCGTCTGCGGCGCAGGCGGCATTTGCGCTGTCACCCGGCGAGAACGTCAACGCACACCTTGAATTTGCCACGCCGACTGCCGATGCGGTGAATTATCAGGTACGATTTGTTTATGAGTAGTTTTACCCTCGGTCGACATACGCTGCGGCAGCCCCTGATCCTGGCCCCCATGGTCGGCGTCAGCGATCTGCCGTTCCGTGAAATCTGCCTGCAACAAGGGGCGACCCTGACGGTTGCGGAGATGGTTACGTCCAACCCCGAGCTCTGGCACAGTGAGAAAAACCGCCTGCGCCTGAAACGCTCGTCGACCTGCGGCCCCGACATCGTGCAGATTGCTGGCTTCGACCCGCAGATGATGGCGGACGCTGCCCGTATCAACGCAGATCAGGGCGCCGAAGTGATCGACATCAACATGGGATGCCCAGCCAAGAAAGTGTTGAAAAAAGCTGCCGGTTCCGCGCTGCTGAAAGATCCCGCACTTGTCGAGCGCATCCTGCTGGCTGTCACCGCCGCTGTTGACGTTCCCGTCACCTTAAAGATTCGCACGGGCTGGTGCCGCGACAACCGCAATGGCCTGGACATCGCCCGAATCGCAGAAGACTGCGGCATCGCCATGCTCAGCGTGCATGGTCGGACCCGGGAGTGCCGTTTTCTGGGCGACGCCGAATACGACACCATTGCCGAGATAAAACAACGCGTCTGCATTCCTGTTATTGCCAACGGCGACATTGATAGCCCCCGTAAAGCCCGCTACGTGCTCGATCACACACAGGCTGATGGCCTCATGATAGGGCGTGCGGCACAGGGCAGTCCCTGGATCTTCAGGCAGATCCGTCAATATCTGGATACCGGGTCGGTGTGTGACAAACCTTCAACGCAGGATATCTGCAACCTGATGCTGGATCATATTCGCGCCCTGCATGCATTCTATGGTGATTTTCGTGGCGCACTCTTTGCCCGTAAACACATAGGCTGGTACAGTAAGGACCTGCCGAGCGGCGAGTCACTCAAGCAGCAGTTCATGCAACTTGAGGATGCCAGATCGCAACTTGATTTGCTGACAGCGTACCTGAACGCGGGCATCGGCAATCAACCCGATACCAATGCCTGGCCGATGTCTGTGCCGCGCCCGACTGATAACCGGAGACCGCAGGTAATTGCCCGATGAAAAAAGAAGATCCGACTAACGGACTGCCCGCAGAGGTGCTGCTACCCCCTACCGAACCAACGGCATTCAGTCTTGAAAGCAGCCACTGCAGTTTGCGCGAAGCCGTGGAAAGAGCGATGGCAAATTACTTCGCGGACGTCGACGATGAAGGGATGATCAGTGACCTGTATGAGCTGGTATTGAGCGAAGTTGAAGCACCATTACTGCAGGCAGTTCTCAAGCACACCGACGGCAACCGCAGCCGGGCCTCTACCATGCTGGGCCTGAATCGTGGTACTCTACGCAAAAAATTGAAGCAGCACGGCCTGCTGGATTATAACCAGCGCCGATAGCATTGCTCCCAGCGTCAGCAGTCGCCGCTATTGTCAAATTGACTTAGAACTGCCCCACCCCACCTTTTTAACACTGCATTCAAGTAAAGATTACGTTATGTCTACAGATAACCCTGCTGTCATCCGACGCGCCCTGATCAGCGTCTCGGACAAAACCGGTATTGCCGACTTCGCTCGCTCCCTGCATCAGGCGGGCGTGGAAATTCTGTCAACCGGAGGTACCTTCCGTCTGTTACAGGAAGAAAAAATCCCCGCCATCGAGATTGCTGACCACACCGGCTTCCCGGAAATGATGGACGGTCGGGTCAAGACCCTGCACCCAAAAGTACATGGCGGTATACTGGCGCGCCGCGACATTGATGGTGATGTGATGCAGGAACACGACATTCCGCCCATCGACCTGGTTGTGGTCAACCTGTACCCGTTTGAAGCCACCGTCGCCCGGCCTGACTGTGATCTGCCCACAGCCATAGAGAACATCGACATTGGCGGCCCTACCATGCTGCGCGCAGCGGCCAAGAACCACGCCTGGGTTGCCGTGGTCACCAACCCGGAAGACTACGTCTGTATTATCGCCGAAATGAAACTGAACAATGGCGGCCTGAATCAGGCAACCCGGTTCAACCTGGCCGTGAAAACCTTCGAGCATACCGCCGCGTACGATGGCGCGATCGCCAATTATCTCGGACGCATCGTCTCCGGCAGCGACTACCCGCGCACCTTCAGCACGCAATTCCATAAGCGGCAGGAGCTGCGTTACGGCGAGAATCCACACCAAAGCGCCGCCTTCTACAGCGAAGCATCGCCACAGGAAGCCAGTGTCAGCACTGCCTCACAATTGCAGGGCAAAGAACTGTCCTACAACAATATTGCCGACACTGACGCCGCCCTGGAGTGCGTCAAGAGCTTCTCCCAGCCGGCCTGCGTTATTGTCAAACACGCAAACCCCTGCGGTGTTGCGCTAGCCGACAACATTGAAGCAGCTTATCAGCTCGCCTTCCAGACCGACCCAACGTCAGCATTCGGCGGTATTATCGCGTTCAATCGCGAGCTTGATGCAGCAACGGCAAAGGCCATCATTGATCAACAGTTCAGTGAAGTGATCATTGCCCCTAACGTAGCCGATGACGCACTGACCGTGCTTGCAGCCAAACCCAATGTCCGCGTTCTGAGTTGCGGTGAGTGGGCGGCACAGGCATTGCCAGCCTGGGACTTCAAACGTGTTAATGGTGGTTTGCTGGTGCAGGATCGTGACACCCATCAGATCAGTCGGGACGACCTGACCGTGGTCAGTAAGCGCCAGCCCAGCGAACAGGAGTTGAATGACCTGATGTTTGCCTGGACGGTGGCGCAGTTTGTTAAATCCAATGCCATCGTCTATTGCAAGAACCAGCAGACCATTGGCGTCGGCGCCGGCCAGATGAGCCGGGTGTACAGTGCCAAAATTGCCGGCATCAAGGCCGCCGATGAGAATCTGACCGTGGCGGGTTCAGTGATGGCGTCAGACGCCTTCTTCCCGTTCCGTGACGGTATTGATGCTGCTGCAGCGGCCGGCATTACTGCGGTCATCCAGCCCGGCGGCTCAATGCGTGATGCCGAAGTCATCGCAGCGGCTGATGAAGCTGACATGGCGATGGTTTTCACGGGTATAAGACACTTCAGACACTAAAACGAAGCGGACTGGGTTTATGAATATTCTGGTACTTGGCAATGGCGGGCGTGAACATGCGCTGGCCTGGAAAATGGCGCAGTCGTCCAATATAGAGACGGTGTTTGTTGCCCCGGGCAATGCCGGTACGGCTACCGAAACCGGCATTGAGAATGTCGCCATCGATCCGCTGGATTTTCCGGCCCTGGCTGATTTTGCCAGGAACAACAACGTCGGGTTGACGGTTGTGGGTCCCGAAGCGCCTCTGGTGGCCGGTGTCGTCGATTATTTCACGGAGCAGGGCCTGCGTTGTTTTGGCCCCAGCAAAGGCGCAGCGCAACTGGAAGGATCCAAAGCCTTTACCAAGGATTTCCTGGCACGACACAAGATTCCCACCGCCAGCTACCAGAACTTCACCGACGCCGACGCTGCCATCGCCTATGTCAAGGCTCAGGGCACCCCCATTGTGATCAAAGCCGATGGCCTGGCAGCGGGCAAAGGCGTCATCATTGCAGAGAATCAGGACGACGCCGAAGTCACCATTCGCGATATGCTGTCTGGCAACAGTTTTGGCGATGCCGGCAGCCGTGTGGTCATAGAGACATTTCTGCAGGGCGAAGAAGCCAGCTTTATTGTCATGGTTGACGGTGAACATGTGCTGCCGCTGGCAACATCACAGGACCATAAACGCCGCGACGAAGGCGACAAAGGACCCAACACGGGCGGCATGGGTGCATACTCTCCAGCGCCGGTTGTCACACAGGATACCCACGACCGGATCATGGCCGAAGTCATTATGCCCACGGTGCAGGGCATGGCCGCGGAAGGCAACCCCTATACCGGTTTCCTGTATGCCGGGGTGATGATCTCCGATCAGGGTGCCGTCAATGTCATCGAATTTAACTGCCGCTTTGGTGACCCCGAAGCACAACCAGTGATGATGCGCCTGCAATCAGACCTCAGCGACCTGTGCGAGGCAGCGCTGGACCAGCGTCTGCATCAGGTTCAGGCACACTGGGATGATCGCGCCAGTATTGGAGTGGTACTGGCCAGCGGCGGTTACCCCGAAGCGTACGAGAAAGGTGCGGTCATCAACGGCCTGCAGAATACCGTCGGTGATGAAAGCAACGCCAAAGTGTTCCATGCCGGTACCACGCTGAAAGATGGTAAGGTAGTCACTAACGGTGGGCGCGTGCTGTGCGCCGTGGCGCTTGGCGACACCGTGACCCAGGCACAGCAGGCCGCCTATGCGCTGGCTGACCGAATCAGCTGGGACAAAATGATGTGCCGGCGTGACATTGGTCACCGCGCCATCACCCGGGAAATGCAACGGGCCACGCCCGCCTGACGACTCGAAAAGCAACAGATCCAACTGTCAGGCAGGTGTGTGTAATCAGAGCAGGCTTGAACTGGCTTTAACTGGCTTTAACTGGCTTTAACTGGCTTTAACTGGCTGACAAGGACACAGGGGAAGGAGGCATACCATGGATACGAAACAGGATTTATTGTCATTCGATCTGGCTGACCGACTGGTTCTGCAGCTCGACCAGGCCCTGCACACACTGATTCCTGGCAGCAGCACCGCCAATCGGCATTCACCGGCGCTCGCTGCCGACGATGCTGAACTGTCCGATAGCGAGCGCCAGCAGGCCGCTGCATTAATGCGCATCAACCATACCGGAGAGGTGTGTGCCCAGGCACTGTATCAGGGACAGTCCCTGACTGCCCGGCTGCCCGATGTGC encodes:
- a CDS encoding protein-disulfide reductase DsbD domain-containing protein, with protein sequence MNVIRTEAARHCRAGLLLLATALISAPLAAQPSGLFGDSRPQFLDVDAAFAFYTSLDASDTVSVHWTIAPDYYLYQDKFGFSLVGSDGSTRELAVALPDGSSHHDEFFGDVEVYYNSLTTTIQLPDESQDQHYRLQIQYQGCAEAGLCYPPQTRLLEISP
- the prmA gene encoding 50S ribosomal protein L11 methyltransferase — protein: MPWLQIKARITDAEAPLMEQLFQSAGAVSVTLLDAEDEAVFQLDPDSTPLWQQTMLCALYESDADADSIIALITAGSRLQESDLLTENIADQDWERAWMSDFKPMRFGDRLWVCPSWSEPPEPEAVNIMLDPGLAFGSGTHPTTALCLAWLDSQELTNKRVIDYGCGSGILAIAAALLGASSVVAVDNDPQAVTASGNNRDMNGVSPELMTVHLPGESHEPADVVVANILSGPLAELTPVLASLTLPGGKLILSGVLSEQTETLMASYAPYFAMQPPVISDEWVRIEGTRLNTVV
- the aroQ gene encoding type II 3-dehydroquinate dehydratase, whose translation is MATILVLHGPNLNLLGTREPEVYGSETLDDINARLSNTCLDAGHHLMHLQSNAEYELIDRIHDARREGINFIIINPAALTHTSVALRDALLAVDIPFIEVHLSNVHRRESFRHHSYFSDIAVGTITGLGSQSYDLALQAALQHAEN
- the purD gene encoding phosphoribosylamine--glycine ligase; the protein is MNILVLGNGGREHALAWKMAQSSNIETVFVAPGNAGTATETGIENVAIDPLDFPALADFARNNNVGLTVVGPEAPLVAGVVDYFTEQGLRCFGPSKGAAQLEGSKAFTKDFLARHKIPTASYQNFTDADAAIAYVKAQGTPIVIKADGLAAGKGVIIAENQDDAEVTIRDMLSGNSFGDAGSRVVIETFLQGEEASFIVMVDGEHVLPLATSQDHKRRDEGDKGPNTGGMGAYSPAPVVTQDTHDRIMAEVIMPTVQGMAAEGNPYTGFLYAGVMISDQGAVNVIEFNCRFGDPEAQPVMMRLQSDLSDLCEAALDQRLHQVQAHWDDRASIGVVLASGGYPEAYEKGAVINGLQNTVGDESNAKVFHAGTTLKDGKVVTNGGRVLCAVALGDTVTQAQQAAYALADRISWDKMMCRRDIGHRAITREMQRATPA
- a CDS encoding DUF3426 domain-containing protein — encoded protein: MWTVIDTTKAADRGSRTATTLASQLPELEDGDQIIAGTVAHRQKTSAWRSAGYAVLSLLLAASLIAQIGYPHLDRLSQHETLRPWLLSFCQTLQCILPIRQDSSLIASRGLSIGPHPDYQNLSLMTLTFTNTADFPQPLPAIELNYSDVAGQTVAARRVYPRQYLSESSAAQAAFALSPGENVNAHLEFATPTADAVNYQVRFVYE
- the fis gene encoding DNA-binding transcriptional regulator Fis, encoding MKKEDPTNGLPAEVLLPPTEPTAFSLESSHCSLREAVERAMANYFADVDDEGMISDLYELVLSEVEAPLLQAVLKHTDGNRSRASTMLGLNRGTLRKKLKQHGLLDYNQRR
- the accC gene encoding acetyl-CoA carboxylase biotin carboxylase subunit, with product MLEKVLIANRGEIALRILRACKELGIKTVAVHSSADRDLMHVRLADESVCIGPASAAKSYLNVPAIISATEVTDAVAIHPGYGFLSENADFAEQVERSGFVFIGPRAETIRLMGDKVSAIKAMIEAGVPTVPGSDGPLDNDSDRTLSIAKRIGYPVIIKAAAGGGGRGMRVVHSEAALLKAIYVTQSEAKAAFGSDVVYLEKFLENPRHVEIQVLGDGQGNAVYLGDRDCSMQRRHQKVIEEAPAPGIPDHVRAAVAETCIKACKLMKYRGAGTLEFLYQDEQFFFIEMNTRVQVEHPVTEMVTGIDIVKEQLKIASGMPLSIKQEDVKIKGHAFECRINAEDPSSFMPCPGKINLFHAPGGNGIRVDSHIYSGYTVPPYYDSLIAKLISYGVDRDEALVRMQNALDELLIDGIRTNTPLHKDILRDHNFRKGGVNIHYLENMLNGHKKA
- the accB gene encoding acetyl-CoA carboxylase biotin carboxyl carrier protein encodes the protein MDIRKVKKLIELLESSDVAEIEIKEGEEAVRISRASKVTPQPVQYQSAPAPAAPAPAPSAPAAPAPDAGKDTQKVRGNVVKSPMVGTFYRSPSPSSPAFVEVGQHVKVGDVICIVEAMKMMNQIESDHSGVVEAILVQDGEPVEFDQALVTIV
- the dusB gene encoding tRNA dihydrouridine synthase DusB; translated protein: MSSFTLGRHTLRQPLILAPMVGVSDLPFREICLQQGATLTVAEMVTSNPELWHSEKNRLRLKRSSTCGPDIVQIAGFDPQMMADAARINADQGAEVIDINMGCPAKKVLKKAAGSALLKDPALVERILLAVTAAVDVPVTLKIRTGWCRDNRNGLDIARIAEDCGIAMLSVHGRTRECRFLGDAEYDTIAEIKQRVCIPVIANGDIDSPRKARYVLDHTQADGLMIGRAAQGSPWIFRQIRQYLDTGSVCDKPSTQDICNLMLDHIRALHAFYGDFRGALFARKHIGWYSKDLPSGESLKQQFMQLEDARSQLDLLTAYLNAGIGNQPDTNAWPMSVPRPTDNRRPQVIAR
- the purH gene encoding bifunctional phosphoribosylaminoimidazolecarboxamide formyltransferase/IMP cyclohydrolase, producing the protein MSTDNPAVIRRALISVSDKTGIADFARSLHQAGVEILSTGGTFRLLQEEKIPAIEIADHTGFPEMMDGRVKTLHPKVHGGILARRDIDGDVMQEHDIPPIDLVVVNLYPFEATVARPDCDLPTAIENIDIGGPTMLRAAAKNHAWVAVVTNPEDYVCIIAEMKLNNGGLNQATRFNLAVKTFEHTAAYDGAIANYLGRIVSGSDYPRTFSTQFHKRQELRYGENPHQSAAFYSEASPQEASVSTASQLQGKELSYNNIADTDAALECVKSFSQPACVIVKHANPCGVALADNIEAAYQLAFQTDPTSAFGGIIAFNRELDAATAKAIIDQQFSEVIIAPNVADDALTVLAAKPNVRVLSCGEWAAQALPAWDFKRVNGGLLVQDRDTHQISRDDLTVVSKRQPSEQELNDLMFAWTVAQFVKSNAIVYCKNQQTIGVGAGQMSRVYSAKIAGIKAADENLTVAGSVMASDAFFPFRDGIDAAAAAGITAVIQPGGSMRDAEVIAAADEADMAMVFTGIRHFRH